The following proteins are encoded in a genomic region of Fusarium oxysporum f. sp. lycopersici 4287 chromosome 1, whole genome shotgun sequence:
- a CDS encoding hypothetical protein (At least one base has a quality score < 10) has product MATSTEQYRQYPPPPSNYPAQDHQQQQYQQTAPVSPRKGSQNPPAHSRTFSFHSQKSHKSSGSKDLQETHAEKEAKRLHSKADPTLAISEAEPSAIAAMMTESSFAPLRSMQHKDAFGNSIADPDKSNPTRNRWERPLDTIRSFEAAIDGGYSRKSLYRAETDSQANWNRRNSSYNSQPRFPRDNYYNNRPVSFRPENQFENGSTRSNYFDGQAYSNGFGTGPSRQRMSRMQSEPQYQSDHDQNIYPLPHKDRSYETVTSAAGSGNSDHAGYQTDPTSSDNSSIDRTMPAKRREPLNEHASGSYQPQHPYQSRPWPASGSGVNNEGQPQVLPPSHSQPPTTQAQAPIPPQKQKNTLLRRTSTQQSAHQPQQAANGDKRKSWFSRRFSKNS; this is encoded by the exons ATGGCTACCTCCACTGAACAGTATCGCCAATATCCACCGCCGCCGTCGAATTATCCGGCGCAggatcatcaacagcagcaataTCAACAGACTGCCCCAGTCTCGCCGCGCAAAGGTTCGCAGAATCCGCCTGCCCACAGCCGAACGTTCAGCTTTCATTCTCAAAAGTCGCATAAGAGCTCTGGTAGCAAGGACTTGCAAGAAACCCACGCTGAGAAGGAAGCGAAGCGTTTACATAGCAAAGCGGATCCCACGTTAGCCATAAGCGAAGCAGAGCCAT CTGCCATCGCTGCCATGATGACCGAGTCGAGTTTTGCCCCTCTGCGGTCCATGCAACACAAAGATGCCTTCGGAAACTCTATCG CGGATCCCGACAAATCGAACCCGACTCGAAACAGATGGGAGCGCCCATTAGACACTATCCGTAGTTTCGAGGCCGCAATCGATGGTGGTTACTCACGCAAGTCTCTCTACCGAGCGG AAACGGATTCACAGGCCAACTGGAACAGGCGGAATAGTTCTTATAACAGTCAGCCTCGCTTCCCTCGCGACAACTACTACAACAACCGCCCCGTTTCCTTTAGACCGGAGAATCAATTTGAGAATGGGTCTACCCGAAGCAACTACTTTGATGGGCAAGCTTATAGCAATGGCTTTGGCACTGGCCCATCTCGGCAACGGATGTCTAGAATGCAGTCTGAGCCACAGTACCAGAGCGACCACGATCAGAATATCTATCCTCTCCCCCACAAGGACCGATCATACGAGACGGTGACTTCTGCTGCGGGTAGTGGCAATTCGGATCACGCAGGCTATCAGACAGACCCTACGAGCAGCGACAACAGCTCAATTGATCGGACGATGCCGGCTAAGCGCCGCGAGCCCTTGAATGAGCATGCGTCCGGCTCATATCAGCCTCAGCATCCATACCAGTCACGCCCTTGGCCAGCATCTGGTTCTGGTGTGAACAATGAGGGACAACCTCAAGTACTACCACCTTCGCATTCGCAGCCTCCTACGACACAGGCTCAGGCCCCAATTCCACCGCAGAAACAGAAGAATACCCTTTTGAGGAGGACATCAACTCAACAGTCGGCACACCAACCTCAGCAAGCAGCTAACGGGGACAAGCGCAAGAGTTGGTTTTCTCGCAGGTTCAGCAAAAACTCTTAA
- a CDS encoding hypothetical protein (At least one base has a quality score < 10), with amino-acid sequence MMTESSFAPLRSMQHKDAFGNSIADPDKSNPTRNRWERPLDTIRSFEAAIDGGYSRKSLYRAETDSQANWNRRNSSYNSQPRFPRDNYYNNRPVSFRPENQFENGSTRSNYFDGQAYSNGFGTGPSRQRMSRMQSEPQYQSDHDQNIYPLPHKDRSYETVTSAAGSGNSDHAGYQTDPTSSDNSSIDRTMPAKRREPLNEHASGSYQPQHPYQSRPWPASGSGVNNEGQPQVLPPSHSQPPTTQAQAPIPPQKQKNTLLRRTSTQQSAHQPQQAANGDKRKSWFSRRFSKNS; translated from the exons ATGATGACCGAGTCGAGTTTTGCCCCTCTGCGGTCCATGCAACACAAAGATGCCTTCGGAAACTCTATCG CGGATCCCGACAAATCGAACCCGACTCGAAACAGATGGGAGCGCCCATTAGACACTATCCGTAGTTTCGAGGCCGCAATCGATGGTGGTTACTCACGCAAGTCTCTCTACCGAGCGG AAACGGATTCACAGGCCAACTGGAACAGGCGGAATAGTTCTTATAACAGTCAGCCTCGCTTCCCTCGCGACAACTACTACAACAACCGCCCCGTTTCCTTTAGACCGGAGAATCAATTTGAGAATGGGTCTACCCGAAGCAACTACTTTGATGGGCAAGCTTATAGCAATGGCTTTGGCACTGGCCCATCTCGGCAACGGATGTCTAGAATGCAGTCTGAGCCACAGTACCAGAGCGACCACGATCAGAATATCTATCCTCTCCCCCACAAGGACCGATCATACGAGACGGTGACTTCTGCTGCGGGTAGTGGCAATTCGGATCACGCAGGCTATCAGACAGACCCTACGAGCAGCGACAACAGCTCAATTGATCGGACGATGCCGGCTAAGCGCCGCGAGCCCTTGAATGAGCATGCGTCCGGCTCATATCAGCCTCAGCATCCATACCAGTCACGCCCTTGGCCAGCATCTGGTTCTGGTGTGAACAATGAGGGACAACCTCAAGTACTACCACCTTCGCATTCGCAGCCTCCTACGACACAGGCTCAGGCCCCAATTCCACCGCAGAAACAGAAGAATACCCTTTTGAGGAGGACATCAACTCAACAGTCGGCACACCAACCTCAGCAAGCAGCTAACGGGGACAAGCGCAAGAGTTGGTTTTCTCGCAGGTTCAGCAAAAACTCTTAA
- a CDS encoding hypothetical protein (At least one base has a quality score < 10), whose amino-acid sequence MPSETLSVRRFASMHNMTPLTTHIADPDKSNPTRNRWERPLDTIRSFEAAIDGGYSRKSLYRAETDSQANWNRRNSSYNSQPRFPRDNYYNNRPVSFRPENQFENGSTRSNYFDGQAYSNGFGTGPSRQRMSRMQSEPQYQSDHDQNIYPLPHKDRSYETVTSAAGSGNSDHAGYQTDPTSSDNSSIDRTMPAKRREPLNEHASGSYQPQHPYQSRPWPASGSGVNNEGQPQVLPPSHSQPPTTQAQAPIPPQKQKNTLLRRTSTQQSAHQPQQAANGDKRKSWFSRRFSKNS is encoded by the exons ATGCCTTCGGAAACTCTATCGGTGCGTAGGTTCGCTAGCATGCACAACATGACACCACTGACAACTCATATAGCGGATCCCGACAAATCGAACCCGACTCGAAACAGATGGGAGCGCCCATTAGACACTATCCGTAGTTTCGAGGCCGCAATCGATGGTGGTTACTCACGCAAGTCTCTCTACCGAGCGG AAACGGATTCACAGGCCAACTGGAACAGGCGGAATAGTTCTTATAACAGTCAGCCTCGCTTCCCTCGCGACAACTACTACAACAACCGCCCCGTTTCCTTTAGACCGGAGAATCAATTTGAGAATGGGTCTACCCGAAGCAACTACTTTGATGGGCAAGCTTATAGCAATGGCTTTGGCACTGGCCCATCTCGGCAACGGATGTCTAGAATGCAGTCTGAGCCACAGTACCAGAGCGACCACGATCAGAATATCTATCCTCTCCCCCACAAGGACCGATCATACGAGACGGTGACTTCTGCTGCGGGTAGTGGCAATTCGGATCACGCAGGCTATCAGACAGACCCTACGAGCAGCGACAACAGCTCAATTGATCGGACGATGCCGGCTAAGCGCCGCGAGCCCTTGAATGAGCATGCGTCCGGCTCATATCAGCCTCAGCATCCATACCAGTCACGCCCTTGGCCAGCATCTGGTTCTGGTGTGAACAATGAGGGACAACCTCAAGTACTACCACCTTCGCATTCGCAGCCTCCTACGACACAGGCTCAGGCCCCAATTCCACCGCAGAAACAGAAGAATACCCTTTTGAGGAGGACATCAACTCAACAGTCGGCACACCAACCTCAGCAAGCAGCTAACGGGGACAAGCGCAAGAGTTGGTTTTCTCGCAGGTTCAGCAAAAACTCTTAA
- a CDS encoding hypothetical protein (At least one base has a quality score < 10), whose translation MATRRIVATEKTFLDKDDPIDENSSTAPAVPSQVIYKLLAFTFAMIVVPIGSYFLTVNTVFRGNSSLAGGLAAVLANVVLVGYIIVAMKEDQSDKQKPESKKDK comes from the exons ATGGCCACTCGACGCATTGTTGCTACTGAAAAGACCTTCCTTGATAAGGATGATCCCATTGATGAGAATTCCAGTACTGCTCCTGCCGTTCCCAG CCAAGTTATCTACAAGCTTCTAGCATTCACTTTTGCCATGATTGTGGTCCCCATTGGTTCCTATTTCCTCACTGTTAATACCGTCTTTCGTG GAAACTCTTCTCTGGCTGGTGGCTTGGCTGCTGTCTTGGCCAATGTCGTCCTTGTGGGATACATTATTGTAGCTATGAAAGAGGATCAGTCGGACAAACAAAAGCcagagagcaagaaggaCAAGTAG
- a CDS encoding hypothetical protein (At least one base has a quality score < 10): MARSSSPLPIRHSNALPRTPSLARNTITIDDADEITDTIPCSPSAFFRGRDTTTQPTQVLQKPGLAPMRSSSPASSIVEVPASSPFQQPKKPTPLGNTLGSRVAPLGTFFRPPQRPPPVMTNKRPAVEPINLISDDEDDLTPPRGDIRPTTFKAQISAFAYNPESESSEKAIKTKLRQIYDVYGDRVPSHKAKEALSACKNDLAEAIDYLERQMRQSKQPAPNPKPGRRLISKAALQSSAAANRASSRSRTASLSPEKKPRRRLVQGLRKSSIPSSPAFPSSPPAHASSDDPLIIDLVDDGQEDTYQAEASPEPSDDEDDRVLTCLNTSTVQELAAMTGMKEEQLACMIEKRPFDDISKARRVTVGKKPGARKASKVSIGENVVEAVEVFIDAVAAIDNVVGKCDRDAKDIRQQLDTWDIDTFGHSKRERRQNSDDLPPTPTSISAPRYVRPPIAQQPKYMDGHCRMKPFQLVGLNWMSLLYKFNIGCILADEMGLGKTCQVISLMCHLVQDYEESKDGKRTRPWPNLIVVPPSTYNNWLGEFEKFAPGLSVIGYRGSQAERAEIASEIEHDPEAFHVVLATYSQINNDADIEAMQSIGLHTAIFDEGHKMKNPETKIYKDLRRIPASWKMLLTGRSILQRRKDQVLSDMPPKICNVVRCDIDETQKQVYAEYDEMFKLEPSKRVTKVRGRGNDQNNCWMQLRKAALHPLLFRRHFDDKKVEKMARILMDSVSQDDLRQPDIKHLIQELKDSSDFGLHLWCRDYPGLLGRFDIPPETEMDSGKVKKLLELINQYQENGDRVLVFSKFSRVIELLQEVLAQLNIQHRVLMGSTHVVERQTLIDEFNDDPDIPVFLLTTGAGGTGINLTAANKVIIFDQSDNPQDDIQAENRAHRLGQKRDVEIIRLIASNTIEELIYKACQKKIELANKVTGAVTDEDPGVTEQTLETEVRKMLMEEQMTPP, encoded by the exons ATGGCACGAAGCTCTTCACCCTTGCCAATCCGGCATTCAAACGCTCTACCTCGCACCCCATCGCTCGCTCGCAATACAATAACCATTGACGATGCCGATGAAATAACGGATACAATTCCCTGCTCTCCATCTGCCTTTTTTCGAGGCCGAGATACTAcaacacaaccaacacaaGTCCTTCAGAAACCCGGACTTGCACCAATGCGAAGCTCCTCTCCTGCAAGCAGCATTGTGGAAGTTCCTGCATCATCACCCTTCCAACAACCTAAAAAGCCTACACCTCTTGGTAACACTCTTGGTAGCAGAGTTGCCCCTCTCGGCACCTTTTTTCGTCCTCCACAACGGCCTCCTCCTGTAATGACCAACAAGCGACCGGCTGTTGAGCctatcaatctcatctctgacgatgaggacgacCTCACACCTCCCCGTGGCGATATTCGACCGACAACGTTTAAGGCACAGATTTCGGCATTCGCGTACAATCCAGAATCAGAGAGCTCGGAaaaggccatcaagaccaaaCTCCGACAGATTTATGATGTTTACGGAGACAGAGTGCCCTCgcacaaggccaaggaggctTTGAGTGCATGCAAAAACGATCTCGCAGAAGCAATAGATTATCTCGAACGACAAATGCGTCAGTCCAAACAGCCGGCGCCCAACCCTAAACCTGGCAGACGTCTGATTAGCAAGGCGGCTCTCCaatcatcagcagcagcgaaCCGGGCCAGCTCGCGCTCACGCACAGCATCCCTCAGCCCTGAAAAGAAACCCCGACGGCGACTAGTACAAGGTCTCCGAAAGTCCTCGATCCCTTCGTCTCCAGCATTCCCGTCGTCTCCCCCCGCCCATGCCTCAAGCGACGATCCGCTAATTATTGACCTTGTCGATGATGGGCAGGAGGATACGTATCAGGCGGAGGCATCGCCAGAGCCTTCagacgatgaggatgatcgGGTGCTGACTTGTCTCAACACAAGCACTGTTCAAGAACTAGCTGCCATGACAGGCATGAAAGAAGAGCAACTTGCTTGTATGATCGAGAAGCGACCTTTTGATGACATCTCGAAGGCTAGGCGTGTCACCGTCGGTAAAAAGCCTGGCGCCCGAAAGGCTTCCAAAGTCAGCATTGGAGAGAATGTTGTGGAGGCTGTCGAGGTCTTTATTGATGCAGTTGCCGCAATCGACAATGTTGTTGGCAAGTGTGACCGCGATGCAAAAGATATCAGGCAGCAGCTTGATACCTGGGATATCGATACATTCGGACATAGTAAGCGAGAGCGACGCCAAAACTCAGACGATCTGCCTCCAACCCCTACAAGCATCAGCGCGCCCAGATACGTGCGCCCGCCTATTGCCCAACAACCCAAGTACATGGATGGGCATTGCCGGATGAAACCTTTCCAGCTTGTAGGCCTAAATTGGATGTCCCTCCTCTACAAGTTTAACATAGGCTGTATCCTTGCCGATGAGATGGGGCTGGGCAAGACTTGTCAAGTCATTTCACTCATGTGCCACCTTGTTCAGGATTATGAGGAGAGCAAAGATGGAAAACGAACCCGGCCTTGGCCCAATCTCATTGTCGTTCCCCCAAGTACCTACAACAACTGGCTAGGAGAATTTGAGAAATTTGCTCCAGGCCTCTCGGTGATCGGATACCGAGGCTCTCAGGCAGAGCGAGCTGAGATCGCGTCTGAGATCGAACATGATCCCGAAGCCTTCCACGTCGTGCTTGCAACATACTCACAAATTAACAACGACGCGGATATTGAGGCTATGCAGTCTATTGGACTGCACACAGCCATTTTTGACGAAGGCCACAAGATGAAAAACCCTGAGACTAAGATATACAAAGATCTTCGCCGTATTCCGGCATCATGGAAAATGCTCCTCACAGG CCGTTCCATTCTTCAGCGTCGGAAAGACCAAGTTTTGTCAGATATGCCTCCCAAGATCTGCAATGTCGTCCGCTGCGACATTGACGAGACCCAGAAACAAGTGTATGCCGAGTACGACGAGATGTTCAAGCTTGAGCCGTCCAAGCGCGTCACAAAAGTCCGTGGCCGTGGAAATGACCAGAACAATTGCTGGATGCAGCTTCGCAAGGCAGCACTTCACCCGCTCCTTTTCAGGCGCCATTTTGATGacaagaaggttgagaagatggctcGAATCCTGATGGATAGCGTTTCTCAGGATGACCTCCGTCAACCGGACATAAAGCATCTAATCCAAGAACTCAAGGACTCTTCAGATTTTGGACTTCacctctggtgtcgtgacTACCCAGGCCTTCTCGGAAGGTTCGACATCCCTCCAGAGACTGAGATGGACAGCGGAAAGGTGAAGAAACTTCTCGAGCTCATCAACCAGTATCAGGAGAACGGTGACCGAGTCCTTGTATTCAGCAAGTTTTCTCGCGTCATTGAGCTGCTGCAGGAAGTGCTCGCTCAGCTGAATATTCAGCATCGAGTCTTGATGGGGAGCACCCATGTTGTGGAGAGACAGACGCTGATTGACGAGTTCAATGACGACCCTGATATTCCAGTGTTCTTGCTCACAACCGGAGCAGGTGGCACAGGTATCAACCTCACGGCTGCCAACAAAGTCATCATCTTTGACCAATCGGATAACCCTCAAGATGACATCCAGGCCGAGAACAGAGCCCATCGCCTTGGTCAGAAGCGTGACGTCGAAATCATTCGACTTATCGCTTCCAATACTATCGAGGAGctcatctacaaagcttgCCAGAAGAAAATCGAGCTCGCAAACAAGGTCACTGGTGCAGTGACTGACGAAGATCCCGGTGTGACAGAGCAGACCCTCGAGACAGAGGTCCGCAAGATGCTCATGGAGGAACAAATGACGCCTCCTTAG
- a CDS encoding hypothetical protein (At least one base has a quality score < 10) yields the protein MRRTQPISRLQPSLFSPPASPPAFSSHASFANIMTTCRSLQSLLSTPAPIITNPRPTPSLAQLPTPPLAHAAPPLKLRLRPRPQRREPVGPKKVTKRAAPRALNKRRRAADEEAERYSSASESGSESPSGRPIKQVAPSTPKRTRIAPEQLPLGLDRSDFHNMHLRQGGHLLGEEDSSDEEDWSAEDDRILIEIVLEKLRLSKAEWQDCARNLGRDRHAVDRRWKTLLLNGDIGLKSRPGH from the coding sequence ATGCGTCGCACTCAACCCATCTCTCGACTGCAaccttctcttttctcgcCTCCTGCCAGCCCTCCGGCTTTCTCGTCGCACGCATCTTTCGCCAATATCATGACCACCTGTCGCTCGCTCCAATCACTACTATCAACACCTGCGCCTATTATCACCAATCCTCGCCCGACTCCTTCGCTCGCTCAATTACCAACTCCACCGCTCGCCCATGCAGCACCTCCTCTGAAGCTGCGCCTCCGTCCACGCCCACAACGCCGCGAGCCAGTCGGTCCCAAGAAGGTAACCAAGCGTGCGGCACCGCGTGCTCTTAACAAGAGGCGCCGTGCTGCCGACGAGGAGGCGGAACGCTATTCATCAGCAAGCGAGTCTGGCAGCGAGTCACCATCGGGCCGCCCAATCAAGCAAGTCGCGCCCTCAACGCCAAAGCGCACGCGCATCGCCCCCGAGCAGCTGCCTCTCGGTCTCGACCGTTCCGACTTCCACAACATGCATCTTCGACAAGGCGGACATCTTCTCGGAGAGGAAGATTCCTCCGATGAAGAGGACTGGAGCGCCGAGGACGACCGTATCCTCATCGAAATCGTGCTAGAGAAGCTTAGATTGTCAAAGGCAGAATGGCAAGACTGCGCCCGAAATCTCGGCCGCGATCGTCATGCTGTCGACCGCCGCTGGAAGACGCTGTTGCTCAATGGTGACATCGGTCTCAAGTCACGACCAGGACATTAA
- a CDS encoding chitin synthase 4 — protein sequence MSLPERPGASPSYNQRNVYRNSPSRRSRPVDIETGGYHAVDNTAQHQQSMPLSPTSPDGHSHRAGPEQPISRKRSLIRPERNRIDRDHRNYHYHKHAAHMNVLPSSTGNDPIYEDFEASTDRSNSNLNDGGSDSSPRQRRNVSGEQEKGAAVASTMPTPDRKKSGKIKKRSKRHSKPPKRIEEQLRPPTFWNVYCAIVTFWAPGFIMKCCGMPTRAQQRAWREKMGLISIILVIMAIVGFLTFGFTATVCGAPAERLRVNKVDGGNMIFHGVAYDLSKSHHPPAQGMPLRSDGRGPNVLYDLPEKHGGQDGSFLFQNVNGRCKGLITLAKDSDVPTNKDGDLAWYFPCTTFNQDGSSKVNLTTPYYSGYGCHTTLNSRNAFYLDLSGSADVYFTWDDIKNSSRNLIVYSGNVLDLDLLRWFNMSQVNIPKRFEVLRDKDSEVNKAIRGRDVTRMFQSSSDKKYAECFEEIIKVGSVDTETIGCIASKIVLYCALVLILSVVGVRFLLAIIFQWFLCRKYAPTKTSQSSDRRKRNKQIEDWSEDIYRAPVRLPGDVGSTVYGSSDRTSKRGSFLPTTSRFSSVGGPDVRASTGRRMPTTMASQGASNQLLTPGSIFKQGNDSRASFLRSDPYSSTPTDGPGPAGFIHDAVVPQPPSDWMPFGFPLAHTMCLVTAYSEGEEGIRTTLDSIATTDYPNSHKVIVVICDGIIKGKGETMSTPDVCLGMLKDHSIPPDMVEPFSYVAVASGSKRHNMAKIYCGFYDYGRNSRIPADRQQRVPMMVVVKCGTPDEATKSKPGNRGKRDSQIILMSFLQKVMFDERMTELEYEMFNGLWKVTGISPDYYEIILMVDADTKVFPDSLTHMISAMVKDPEIMGLCGETKIANKRDSWVTAIQVFEYFVSHHLAKSFESVFGGVTCLPGCFCMYRIKAPKGGHNYWVPILANPDIVEHYSENVVETLHEKNLYLLGEDRFLTTLMLRTFPKRKQVFIPQAVCKTTVPDEFMVLLSQRRRWINSTIHNLMELVLVRDLCGTFCFSMQFIIFVELVGTLVLPAAIAFTFYVVITSIIHSPPQIIPLVLLGLILGLPGLLVVITAHSWSYIVWMLIYLLALPIWNFVLPTYAFWKFDDFSWGETRKTAGEKTKKAGLEYEGEFDSSKITMKRWAEFERDKRSRSGYWGSRENVVGGGGGSWTSPPGHQYNDEYFSDA from the exons ATGTCTCTTCCCGAAAGGCCGGGTGCAAGCCCGAGCTATAATCAGCGCAATGTTTATCGCAACTCGCCCTCAAGGCGATCGAGACCCGTCGATATCGAGACTGGTGGCTACCATGCTGTAGATAATACGGCTCAACATCAAC AGAGTATGCCTCTGTCGCCAACATCTCCCGATGGCCATTCACATCGCGCTGGCCCAGAACAACCCATATCCCGAAAACGAAGCTTGATTCGCCCTGAGAGAAACAGAATCGACAGAGACCATCGCAACTACCATTACCACAAACATGCTGCTCACATGAACGTTCTGCCATCCTCAACAGGGAACGACCCTATTTACGAGGACTTCGAAGCTTCGACAGACCGCTCCAATTCGAACTTGAACGATGGTGGTTCGGACAGTTCCCCTCGACAAAGGCGAAATGTTAGCGGAGAACAGGAGAAGGGCGCTGCTGTGGCATCTACCATGCCCACCCCAGATCGCAAAAAATCAGGTAAGATTAAGAAGAGATCGAAGCGCCATTCAAAACCGCCGAAGCGTATAGAAGAGCAGCTTCGGCCGCCTACCTTCTGGAATGTCTACTGCGCAATCGTTACTTTCTGGGCTCCTGGATTCATTATGAAGTGCTGTGGTATGCCAACGAGGGCGCAGCAGAGGGCCTGGCGCGAGAAGATGGGTCTTATCAGTATCATCCTCGTTATCATGGCCATCGTTGGTTTCCTGACTTTTGGTTTCACCGCAACGGTTTGCGGAGCTCCTGCCGAGCGACTACGCGTCAATAAGGTTGACGGCGGGAACATGATCTTCCACGGTGTCGCTTACGATTTGTCGAAATCTCATCACCCCCCTGCCCAGGGCATGCCTCTCCGTTCGGACGGACGAGGTCCCAACGTTCTTTATGATCTTCCCGAAAAGCACGGCGGACAGGATGGTAGCTTTTTGTTTCAAAATGTCAACGGCCGATGCAAGGGTTTGATTACTCTTGCTAAAGACTCAGATGTGCCAACCAACAAGGATGGCGACCTGGCCTGGTACTTTCCTTGCACAACCTTTAACCAGGACGGTTCAAGCAAAGTCAATTTGACCACACCATACTATTCTGGTTACGGCTGTCATACGACGCTCAACTCTCGAAATGCCTTTTACCTTGACTTGAGTGGTTCCGCGGATGTTTACTTTACCTGGGACGACATCAAGAACAGCTCGCGTAACCTTATAGTCTACTCTGGAAATGTTCTGGACCTTGATCTCCTCCGTTGGTTCAACATGAGCCAGGTCAATATTCCAAAGAGGTTTGAAGTGTTGCGAGACAAGGACTCGGAAGTCAACAAGGCCATTCGTGGCCGCGACGTTACTCGCATGTTCCAGTCTTCTTCAGACAAGAAATACGCAGAATGTTTCGAGGAGATCATCAAAGTTGGCTCTGTGGATACTGAGACGATTGGTTGCATTGCCTCCAAGATCGTTCTTTACTGTGCGCTCGTTCTCATTCTTTCAGTTGTCGGTGTTCGCTTTCTGCTGGCTATCATTTTCCAATGGTTCCTTTGCCGCAAGTATGCGCCAACTAAGACCTCCCAGAGTTCTGACCGTAGGAAACGAAACAAGCAAATCGAAGATTGGTCAGAGGACATCTACCGTGCTCCTGTAAGACTTCCTGGAGATGTTGGAAGCACTGTCTATGGATCATCAGACCGAACAAGCAAACGAGGATCTTTCCTCCCTACTACTTCTCGATTTTCGTCTGTCGGTGGCCCTGATGTTCGGGCATCAACTGGACGTCGCATGCCGACAACCATGGCTAGCCAAGGTGCCTCAAATCAACTTCTGACACCCGGCTCAATCTTCAAGCAGGGCAACGACAGCCGTGCGAGCTTCCTTCGATCTGACCCCTACTCGAGCACGCCTACTGATGGACCCGGCCCCGCTGGCTTCATtcatgatgctgttgttcctcagcctccttctgACTGGATGCCCTTTGGCTTTCCACTCGCTCATACGATGTGCTTGGTTACTGCATACtctgaaggagaagagggtATTCGAACCACTCTGGACTCGATCGCAACTACCGATTATCCCAATAGCCACAAGGTTATTGTTGTTATCTGTGACGGTAtcatcaagggcaagggtGAAACAATGTCGACACCTGACGTCTGCTTGGGCATGCTGAAGGATCACTCTATCCCCCCTGACATGGTTGAGCCTTTCTCCTACGTGGCTGTCGCCAGTGGTTCCAAGCGGCACAACATGGCCAAGATCTATTGCGGATTCTACGATTATGGAAGGAACTCTCGCATCCCCGCTGACCGTCAGCAGCGAGTGCCCATGATGGTTGTGGTCAAGTGCGGAACTCCTGATGAagccaccaagtccaagcccGGTAACCGTGGAAAGCGAGATAGTCAAATTATCCTCATGTCGTTCCTCCAAAAGGTCATGTTCGATGAACGAATGACAGAACTCGAGTACGAAATGTTCAACGGCCTCTGGAAGGTGACGGGAATCTCGCCCGACTACTACGAAATTATTCTCATGGTTGACGCCGATACCAAGGTTTTCCCTGACAGTCTGACACACATGATATCTGCCATGGTGAAAGATCCTGAGATCATGGGTCTTTGTGGTGAAACAAAGATTGCCAACAAAAGGGACAGCTGGGTCACAGCTATTCAAGTATTTGAGTATTTTgtctctcatcatcttgccAAGTCGTTCGAGTCTGTGTTTGGTGGTGTTACTTGTTTACCTGGTTGTTTCTGCATGTACCGCATTAAGGCGCCCAAGGGTGGTCACAACTACTGGGTTCCCATCCTGGCTAACCCCGATATTGTTGAACATTACTCTGAGAATGTGGTCGAAACTTTGCACGAGAAGAACCTATATCTCCTTGGTGAAGATCGTTTCCTGACAACCCTCATGCTTCGAACATTCCCCAAGCGAAAGCAGGTCTTCATTCCCCAAGCAGTATGCAAAACGACTGTACCGGACGAGTTCATGGTGCTCCTTTCCCAGAGACGTCGTTGGATCAACTCGACCATCCACAACCTGATGGAGCTGGTTCTAGTCCGTGATCTCTGTGGTACCTTCTGTTTCTCGATGCAGTTTATCATCTTCGTGGAACTAGTCGGCACTCTGGTTCTCCCTGCTGCTATCGCGTTTACCTTCTACGTCG TCATCACATCCATTATCCACTCGCCACCACAGATCATTCCCCTAGTTCTCTTGGGCTTGATTCTTGGTTTACCTGGCCTTCTCGTTGTCATCACCGCACACTCCTGGTCCTATATTGTTTGGATGCTTATCTACCTGCTGGCACTGCCAATCTGGAACTTTGTCCTGCCTACTTATGCTTTCTGGAAATTTGATGACTTCTCATGGGGCGAGACTCGAAAGACAGCTGGTGAAAAGACGAAAAAGGCAGGCCTCGAGTATGAGGGTGAGTttgacagcagcaagatTACCATGAAGAGATGGGCCGAATTCGAACGCGACAAGCGCTCGAGAAGCGGCTATTGGGGTTCACGTGAGAAcgtcgttggtggtggtggtggaagCTGGACCAGCCCTCCTGGTCACCAGTATAATGATGAGTACTTTTCTGATGCTTGA